A window of the Ipomoea triloba cultivar NCNSP0323 chromosome 14, ASM357664v1 genome harbors these coding sequences:
- the LOC116004884 gene encoding protein ALP1-like, producing MAPVRGSKKKRKVEKKGEQQQEGVASGASEDGSADWWAVLSKRVAGNVSPSKGMDSFQSVFKMSRRTFEYICSLVKEHMMVKSANYVFTSGKPMSLHEQVALALRRLCSGNSLIAVGDSFGAHHSTVSQVTWRFVEAIEEKGIHHLCWPSSEQELSRIKSKFEQIRGLPNCCGAIDTTHITMMLSSSEQTADVWLDKMENHSMILQAVVDPDMKFRDIVTGLPGKMGKASVLQSSTFFKLCQKGERLNGKTIKLSAETKVEEYIVGDSGFPLYPWLMTPYPGKELSGPKAEFNKMHFATRIVAQRALARLKDVWKMIQGNMWRPDKHKLPRFILVCCILHNIIIDMEDEVLDELPLPHHHDPGYRQEVSQSVDKAASIARDNLSRYLSGKLHS from the exons ATGGCTCCAGTGAGAGGgtcgaagaagaagaggaaggtGGAGAAGAAGGGTGAACAACAACAGGAGGGTGTGGCTTCTGGGGCTTCTGAGGATGGCTCTGCTGATTGGTGGGCTGTGTTATCCAAAAGGGTTGCAG GTAATGTTTCACCCTCGAAGGGTATGGACAGCTTCCAATCTGTGTTCAAGATGTCGAGAAGGACATTTGAGTATATATGCTCGCTTGTGAAGGAGCACATGATGGTGAAATCTGCGAATTATGTGTTCACGAGTGGGAAGCCGATGTCACTACATGAACAAGTAGCTTTAGCTCTGCGGAGACTCTGCTCAGGTAATTCGCTAATTGCAGTTGGTGATTCGTTCGGGGCACATCACTCGACTGTCTCTCAAGTGACTTGGCGCTTCGTGGAGGCCATAGAAGAAAAAGGCATCCACCACCTCTGCTGGCCATCGTCTGAGCAGGAGCTGAGCCGGATAAAATCCAAATTTGAACAAATTCGAGGCCTTCCAAACTGTTGTGGCGCGATTGATACCACGCACATCACCATGATGTTATCCTCGTCTGAACAAACAGCTGATGTGTGGCTCGACAAGATGGAGAATCACAGCATGATCCTGCAGGCGGTCGTTGATCCCGACATGAAGTTCCGGGATATTGTCACTGGCCTGCCCGGGAAGATGGGCAAGGCTTCGGTTCTCCAAAGCTCAACGTTCTTCAAACTTTGCCAGAAGGGAGAAAGGCTAAATGGCAAGACTATAAAGCTGTCAGCAGAAACCAAGGTAGAGGAATACATAGTTGGTGATTCCGGGTTTCCCCTTTATCCCTGGCTTATGACTCCCTATCCCGGGAAAGAACTTTCGGGACCCAAAGCCGAGTTCAACAAGATGCACTTTGCAACGCGCATTGTGGCCCAGAGGGCGCTGGCGAGATTGAAGGATGTCTGGAAAATGATCCAAGGAAACATGTGGAGACCGGACAAACATAAGTTACCTAGATTCATCCTGGTATGCTGCATTCTCCATAACATCATTATCGACATGGAAGATGAGGTGTTGGATGAGCTTCCTCTCCCTCATCACCATGATCCCGGGTACAGGCAAGAGGTTTCTCAATCCGTCGACAAGGCTGCTTCAATCGCGAGGGATAATCTATCCCGATATTTATCTGGAAAACTGCATTCTTGA